Genomic segment of Clostridium botulinum BKT015925:
TATGCTATATTTGTACATGTTCTACCACCAATCCATATTAAAATTAAACTTCCTAAAATACAGAATAATGTATCAATTTGTTTATTCATTAAAAAATCCCTCCCATAGTTAATAATATAATTAACTTTCATTCTCAATATACCATTAAGTATATATTTTGTAAATAATTTACGCAAATTAACTCTCTTTATTTTATATATTAAAAAATTAAAAAACTGTTGACCCTAACATTGTGTCATAGTGTAATATAAAAATAGAGTTTGGATATATTAGCTACCTAAGTATTAGATTGTATTGATAGCTCTAAAATTAAACTTTGAGGTGCAGCAATGAAGACAGTAAAACAAGTTTCGGATTTAACAGGAATAAGTGTGCGTATGCTACATTACTATGACAAAATTGGATTATTAAAACCAAGTAAATTTACAGATTCAGGTTATAGACTTTATGATGATGAAGCTCTTGAAACCTTGCAACAGATTTTATTTTTTAAGGAACTTGATATACCACTAAAAGAAGTTAAAGAAATTATGGGCAGTCCTCATTTTGATAAAATGCAGGCTCTGGAAGAGCAAAAAAAGCTACTCATTATAAAACGTGATAGATTAAATAATTTAATAGAGCTTATAAATAAAACATTAAAAGGAGAGAATGAAATGAGTTTCAAAGAATTTGATATGACTGAATATTTCAATATGTTGGACGAATTTAAAACAGAACATCAGGATAAAGTAATTAAAACCTATGGTAGCATGGATAAATATAATGAGTGTATTGAAAAAATGAAAGCTTGCGAAGCAAAACTTGCAAAAATAGCTATAAAACAATATGGAAGTGTAAAAAAATATGTTGAAGCTGTAAAGAAAAATTTAAATAATTCTATTGTAATAACTAAAGCGGAACAAATTGACAAGTTTAAAAAAGATTGTCTTTATGATAAGCATCCTAAATTAAAAGAGTTATATAAAAAACTTACAGGTGACTTAAGTAAAGACCCATCTTCAAAAGAGATTCAACAAATTGCTGGTGAGATAACTAATATAGCTAAAAAAGATTATGAAGTTTTTAAAACTAAAATGGGTGATGATTATTGGTATTATATGGTGAAAAA
This window contains:
- a CDS encoding MerR family transcriptional regulator, with product MKTVKQVSDLTGISVRMLHYYDKIGLLKPSKFTDSGYRLYDDEALETLQQILFFKELDIPLKEVKEIMGSPHFDKMQALEEQKKLLIIKRDRLNNLIELINKTLKGENEMSFKEFDMTEYFNMLDEFKTEHQDKVIKTYGSMDKYNECIEKMKACEAKLAKIAIKQYGSVKKYVEAVKKNLNNSIVITKAEQIDKFKKDCLYDKHPKLKELYKKLTGDLSKDPSSKEIQQIAGEITNIAKKDYEVFKTKMGDDYWYYMVKNYSVFPDWIEKVDNKYGIGASKFIGKALKVYLGDKKPKISTLYEKLTADLSKNTSSKEIQEIVSQIVYETQKQNEILKVDVGENYWNYIAEQYLSESTLIKVNDKEYGNGASNFIGKSLKFYCENKISK